Proteins encoded within one genomic window of Halodesulfurarchaeum formicicum:
- a CDS encoding DNA-directed DNA polymerase II large subunit: MREVDAQYFAELETRLDRAIDIAETARERGEDPTPEVEIPVATDMADRVENILGIDGVAERVRELEGDYSRERAALMLVEDFVEGTVGDYETRQGKVEGAVRTAVALLTEGVVAAPIEGIDRVELRTNDDGTEFVSVAYAGPIRSAGGTAQALSVLVADYARSLLGIEAFQPREDEIERYAEEIALYDQETGLQYTPSDEEATHIARNVPIMLDGEATGDGEVSGYRDLERVDTNSPRGGMCLVLAEGIALKAPKIKRYTDELEDVEWPWLQALIDGDVGEDDAEDDSAGATEEEAAEQSGPPRAPPKTKYLRDLIAGRPVFSHPSEPGGFRLRYGRARNHGFATAGVHPATMHLVDDFLATGTQIKTERPGKAAGVIPVDSIEGPTVKLANGDVRRIDDPAEALEVRNGVEAILDVGEYLVNYGEFVENNKPLAPASYTTEWWVQDLAAAGADVQALRDSPYVDLADPEPAQALNWARDHDAPLHPAYTYLYHDISVEDLDTLAAALSEATIEGETLAVPRTEPVREILEVLLIEHHQDEDTLQIEDWHPLAETVGVSTDLERQWTLDDLSEAALDWENAMRAIEEIAPFEVRERAPTRIGNRMGRPEKSESRDLSPAVHTLFPIGEAGGNQRDVGKAAAAGDSIDGTQGTVEVELGERVCVACGEHTYKPRCPACGERTKPYYECPECSIRVEPDEAGRVECPRCERTLSNVDIQTVDVGAEFNDALAAVEERETSLDIVKGVKGLMSKTKVPEPMEKGVLRAKHGVTAFKDGTVRYDMTDLPVTAVRPAELDVTVADFRELGYETDINGDPLEHADQLVELRVQDVILSDGAAEHMLKTADFVDELLTDYYGLDPFYELEDREDLIGELVFGMAPHTSAAVVGRVAGFTSAAVGYAHPYFHASKRRNCFHPETKIWFEDEQGTWELETIESVVEDRLKEPREDDFGTVVEEIDGQIQVPSIEADGTPTLEPVTAVSKHLSTDHLLEIQLQSGRSLTVTPDHSMRKWDGGVCELAASQIEEGDVIPRPNFGASSVDLTDGSQLDRWLANSQPNATASASTATDGDMGPVDFDEVETINIIESDIEYTYSLTVKNTHTLLANGHFVGQCDGDEDCVMLLMDGLLNFSKQYLPDQRGGRMDAPLVMSSRIDPAEIDDEAHNVDTVDQYPREFYEATREMADPGEVDIEIAEAHLGTDRAYSDFGFTHDTSDIALGPDLSAYKTLESMMDKMEAQLELARKLRAVDETDVAERVIEYHFLPDLIGNLRAFTRQEVRCLSCGAKYRRAPLTGECRKCGGDVTLTVHEGSVTKYLDTAIEVAEEYGSREYTKQRLHILERSIESIFENDKNKQSGIADFM; the protein is encoded by the coding sequence ATGCGCGAGGTCGACGCCCAGTACTTCGCGGAACTGGAAACCCGGCTGGACCGGGCGATCGACATCGCGGAGACCGCCCGGGAGCGTGGCGAGGACCCCACGCCCGAGGTCGAGATCCCCGTGGCCACGGATATGGCCGACCGCGTGGAGAACATTCTGGGCATCGACGGGGTCGCCGAGCGCGTGCGCGAACTCGAAGGCGACTACTCCCGGGAGCGGGCCGCGCTCATGCTCGTCGAGGACTTCGTCGAGGGCACGGTTGGCGACTACGAGACCCGTCAGGGCAAAGTCGAGGGCGCGGTTCGCACCGCTGTCGCCCTGCTCACCGAGGGGGTCGTCGCCGCGCCGATCGAGGGGATCGACCGGGTCGAACTGCGGACGAACGACGACGGGACCGAGTTCGTCTCGGTTGCCTACGCCGGCCCGATCCGTTCGGCCGGCGGGACGGCTCAGGCGCTGTCGGTGCTGGTCGCGGACTACGCCCGCTCGCTTTTGGGCATCGAGGCGTTCCAGCCCCGCGAGGACGAGATCGAGCGCTACGCCGAGGAGATCGCCCTCTACGATCAGGAGACCGGGTTGCAGTATACGCCCTCCGACGAGGAGGCTACCCATATCGCCCGAAACGTGCCGATCATGCTCGACGGGGAGGCAACCGGCGACGGGGAGGTCTCGGGCTACCGGGACCTCGAACGGGTCGACACCAACAGCCCCCGTGGGGGGATGTGTCTGGTCCTCGCGGAGGGGATCGCGCTCAAGGCCCCGAAGATCAAGCGGTACACCGACGAACTCGAGGACGTCGAGTGGCCCTGGCTGCAGGCGTTGATCGACGGGGACGTGGGCGAAGACGACGCCGAGGACGACTCTGCGGGGGCCACCGAGGAGGAAGCGGCCGAGCAGTCGGGCCCGCCGCGGGCCCCACCCAAGACGAAGTACCTCCGGGATCTCATCGCGGGCCGACCGGTCTTCTCACACCCGAGTGAGCCTGGCGGATTCCGACTCCGGTACGGTCGAGCCCGCAATCACGGCTTCGCCACGGCCGGGGTCCACCCGGCGACGATGCACCTCGTCGATGACTTCCTCGCGACGGGCACCCAGATCAAGACCGAGCGCCCGGGCAAGGCCGCCGGCGTGATCCCGGTCGACTCCATCGAGGGACCGACGGTCAAACTCGCGAACGGCGACGTCCGCCGGATCGACGACCCCGCGGAGGCCCTCGAAGTGCGAAACGGCGTGGAGGCGATCCTCGACGTCGGCGAGTACCTGGTGAACTACGGGGAGTTCGTCGAGAACAACAAACCCCTCGCGCCCGCGTCCTACACTACCGAGTGGTGGGTGCAGGACCTGGCTGCAGCCGGGGCCGACGTGCAGGCGCTGCGGGACTCTCCCTACGTCGATCTCGCCGATCCGGAGCCGGCCCAGGCGCTCAACTGGGCCCGGGATCACGACGCACCGCTCCATCCTGCCTACACGTACCTCTATCACGACATCAGCGTCGAGGACCTCGACACGCTCGCCGCGGCCCTGTCCGAGGCGACGATCGAGGGGGAAACCCTCGCTGTCCCCCGTACGGAGCCGGTTCGGGAGATTCTGGAGGTACTGCTAATCGAGCATCACCAGGACGAGGACACGCTCCAGATCGAGGACTGGCACCCGCTCGCCGAGACGGTGGGGGTCAGCACCGACCTCGAACGACAGTGGACCCTGGACGACCTTTCCGAGGCCGCGCTCGACTGGGAGAACGCGATGCGGGCAATCGAGGAGATCGCCCCCTTCGAGGTCCGTGAACGCGCTCCGACCCGGATCGGGAACCGGATGGGCCGCCCGGAGAAATCCGAGTCCCGCGACCTGAGCCCCGCGGTCCACACCCTTTTCCCGATCGGGGAGGCCGGAGGGAACCAGCGGGACGTGGGCAAAGCGGCTGCTGCGGGGGATTCGATCGACGGTACGCAGGGAACCGTCGAGGTGGAACTCGGCGAGCGGGTCTGTGTTGCCTGTGGCGAGCACACGTACAAACCCCGCTGTCCGGCGTGTGGCGAGCGGACGAAGCCGTACTACGAGTGCCCCGAGTGTTCCATTCGTGTCGAACCGGACGAGGCCGGTCGCGTGGAGTGCCCGCGCTGTGAGCGCACGCTCTCGAACGTCGACATCCAGACCGTGGACGTGGGCGCGGAGTTCAACGATGCCCTGGCGGCCGTCGAGGAGCGTGAGACCTCCCTCGACATCGTGAAGGGCGTCAAGGGGTTGATGTCCAAGACCAAGGTCCCCGAACCGATGGAGAAGGGCGTTCTCCGGGCCAAACACGGCGTGACGGCGTTCAAGGACGGGACGGTCCGGTACGACATGACCGACCTCCCGGTGACCGCGGTTCGGCCCGCGGAACTGGACGTGACCGTCGCGGACTTCCGGGAGTTGGGGTACGAGACGGATATTAACGGCGACCCGCTGGAGCACGCCGATCAACTGGTCGAACTGCGGGTTCAGGACGTGATCCTCTCGGATGGGGCCGCCGAGCACATGCTCAAGACCGCGGATTTCGTCGACGAACTCCTCACGGACTATTACGGGTTGGACCCCTTCTACGAACTCGAGGATCGTGAGGATTTGATCGGCGAACTCGTCTTCGGGATGGCCCCACATACCTCCGCGGCGGTCGTGGGGCGGGTCGCCGGGTTCACCTCGGCAGCGGTTGGCTACGCGCATCCGTACTTTCACGCCTCAAAGCGCCGGAATTGCTTCCACCCCGAGACGAAGATCTGGTTCGAGGACGAGCAAGGGACGTGGGAACTGGAGACGATCGAATCAGTAGTCGAGGATCGGCTGAAAGAGCCACGCGAGGACGATTTCGGGACGGTAGTCGAAGAAATCGACGGCCAGATCCAAGTTCCCTCGATCGAGGCAGACGGAACGCCGACGCTGGAACCGGTCACGGCCGTCTCGAAACACCTCTCGACCGATCACCTCCTCGAAATCCAGCTTCAATCGGGCCGGTCACTTACTGTAACTCCGGATCATTCGATGCGAAAATGGGACGGCGGCGTTTGTGAACTGGCTGCGTCACAGATCGAGGAGGGTGACGTGATACCACGCCCGAATTTCGGGGCGAGTAGCGTTGACCTCACAGACGGGTCACAGCTCGATCGGTGGCTTGCAAACAGCCAACCGAACGCCACCGCTTCAGCTTCCACTGCCACTGATGGGGATATGGGGCCTGTGGACTTCGACGAAGTCGAAACTATCAACATCATTGAAAGCGATATTGAATACACGTACTCATTAACGGTAAAGAACACTCACACGCTACTTGCGAATGGTCATTTTGTTGGCCAGTGCGACGGTGACGAAGATTGTGTGATGCTCCTGATGGACGGCCTGCTCAACTTCTCGAAGCAGTACCTTCCCGACCAGCGTGGCGGGCGGATGGACGCCCCGCTCGTGATGTCCTCGCGGATCGACCCGGCGGAGATCGACGACGAGGCCCACAACGTCGACACGGTGGACCAGTATCCAAGGGAGTTCTACGAGGCGACCCGGGAGATGGCCGATCCCGGCGAGGTCGACATCGAGATCGCGGAGGCCCACCTGGGGACCGACCGGGCCTACTCGGACTTCGGGTTCACCCACGACACCTCTGACATCGCGCTCGGGCCGGATCTCTCGGCGTACAAGACCCTGGAGTCGATGATGGACAAGATGGAGGCCCAACTCGAACTCGCCCGGAAGCTTCGGGCCGTCGACGAGACCGACGTCGCCGAGCGGGTCATCGAGTATCACTTCCTGCCGGATCTGATCGGAAACTTGCGGGCGTTCACCCGCCAGGAGGTCCGGTGTCTCTCCTGTGGCGCGAAGTACCGCCGTGCGCCCCTGACTGGCGAGTGCCGGAAGTGTGGCGGCGACGTGACCCTCACCGTTCACGAGGGGTCGGTGACCAAGTACCTCGATACGGCCATCGAGGTCGCCGAGGAGTACGGCTCGCGGGAGTACACCAAACAGCGTCTGCACATCCTCGAACGCTCGATCGAGTCGATTTTCGAGAACGACAAGAACAAACAGTCAGGAATTGCGGACTTCATGTAA
- a CDS encoding BCCT family transporter, translating into MDSDDQGERDAEWWSKRQEELLYADSDREPGEGNLTGFGIDAHPVVFPISLAMIALFLVGTILLGDTAATAYETVNSVINTNLGWLYIFSANVFLLTLVYFAASRYGDIRIGGLGARPDYTTFEWMAMLFSAGMGIGLMFWSVAEPMNHLATGGGTMFPFTPNTAEAGRAALGITFFHWGIHPWGIFGLVALGLSFFAFNRGLPLTFRSMFYPLFGDRVFDWPGHIVDLVTVFATIFGLATSLGLGASQINVGLSVVLERLVGTGVPFGGGTQLLIIAAITAITGISVGLGIDKGLKRLSTINVYLMILLMLFVLAVGPTRYLLEGIIREVGFYIQNLPHMSLFTETFMGPLTDQAGKEAGWQDSWTIFYWGWWIAWSPFVGLFIARISRGRSIRQMILGVLLLPTGFSMAFLGSFGGLAVFTELELGGTIQQTVVEQGSAYAMFELLGAYPLSTITSAAAVGLVVTFFVTSADSGSQVIALVTAGGKLNVSQRQRMLWAIVVGIVAAALLVGGGLNALQTAAITTGLPFAGVILILIYTLYKGLQEEYETLQEIETPPGAAGGSSPSSPVPQSDDD; encoded by the coding sequence ATGGACAGTGACGATCAGGGCGAACGGGACGCAGAATGGTGGTCGAAACGACAGGAGGAGCTCCTGTACGCGGATTCGGACAGGGAGCCAGGCGAGGGGAACCTCACGGGGTTCGGGATCGACGCCCACCCGGTCGTGTTTCCAATCTCCCTGGCGATGATCGCGCTCTTTCTGGTTGGCACGATTCTCTTGGGCGATACGGCCGCGACGGCCTACGAGACGGTCAATTCGGTGATCAACACGAATCTGGGGTGGCTGTACATCTTCTCGGCCAACGTCTTCCTGCTGACGTTGGTGTACTTCGCGGCGAGTCGCTACGGCGACATCCGCATCGGTGGCCTCGGAGCACGGCCCGACTACACGACCTTCGAGTGGATGGCGATGCTCTTCAGTGCCGGGATGGGCATCGGCCTGATGTTCTGGAGTGTCGCCGAGCCGATGAACCACCTCGCAACCGGTGGCGGGACGATGTTCCCCTTCACACCGAACACCGCCGAAGCCGGGCGTGCGGCCCTCGGCATCACCTTCTTCCACTGGGGGATTCACCCCTGGGGGATCTTCGGGCTGGTAGCACTGGGACTTTCCTTCTTCGCCTTCAACCGTGGGCTCCCGCTCACCTTCCGCTCGATGTTCTACCCGCTTTTCGGCGATCGGGTCTTCGACTGGCCGGGCCACATCGTCGATCTGGTGACCGTCTTCGCCACGATCTTCGGGCTGGCGACCTCGCTGGGACTCGGTGCCTCACAGATCAACGTGGGGCTCTCGGTCGTCCTCGAACGGCTGGTCGGAACGGGAGTGCCCTTCGGGGGCGGGACCCAGCTACTCATCATCGCGGCGATCACCGCGATCACGGGCATTTCGGTGGGCCTGGGCATCGACAAGGGCCTGAAGCGGCTGAGCACGATCAACGTCTACCTGATGATCCTGCTCATGCTCTTTGTCCTCGCGGTTGGCCCGACGCGCTATCTGCTGGAGGGGATCATCCGCGAGGTGGGCTTTTACATCCAGAACCTGCCGCACATGTCCCTGTTTACGGAGACCTTCATGGGCCCGCTGACCGATCAGGCCGGCAAGGAAGCCGGTTGGCAGGATAGCTGGACCATCTTCTACTGGGGCTGGTGGATCGCGTGGTCGCCCTTCGTCGGGCTGTTCATCGCCCGCATCTCCCGGGGCCGATCGATCCGCCAGATGATCCTCGGGGTCTTGCTGCTGCCGACCGGCTTCTCGATGGCGTTCCTGGGTTCGTTCGGCGGGCTGGCAGTCTTCACCGAACTCGAACTCGGCGGGACGATCCAGCAGACGGTCGTCGAGCAGGGGTCGGCCTACGCCATGTTCGAGTTGCTCGGGGCCTATCCGCTCTCGACGATCACCTCCGCTGCCGCGGTGGGTCTCGTGGTCACCTTCTTCGTGACCTCCGCCGACTCGGGTTCGCAGGTCATCGCGCTGGTGACTGCCGGCGGGAAGCTCAACGTGTCCCAGCGCCAGCGCATGCTCTGGGCGATCGTCGTGGGCATCGTCGCCGCGGCCCTGCTTGTTGGTGGCGGCCTCAACGCCCTCCAGACGGCGGCGATCACCACGGGGCTGCCCTTTGCCGGCGTCATCCTCATCCTGATCTACACGCTCTACAAGGGCCTCCAGGAGGAGTACGAGACCCTCCAGGAGATCGAAACCCCGCCCGGCGCGGCCGGTGGGTCCAGTCCCAGTTCGCCAGTGCCACAGTCTGACGACGACTAA
- a CDS encoding IclR family transcriptional regulator: MNEHRGRTHETTNTSLRVLDAVADLEGATVSEIADELDMAVSTAHKHLQTLLGNGLIVKHDDEYQLGLKLYHLGSKAKRREPQFMLAREKTYELAERTREVVNFSVLENGRAITLFDSLDTGTLEGFQRGQYFYLHSTAAGKAMLAEMDESQIDAIIDQWGLPKFTEFTITDRETLCEELEQVRKRGYAVNKQESWENLKAVAVPVTDSNGEVLGAMDVSGSPHRISYERSIARTLAKSVDELERALESHTVLESHWNDR, encoded by the coding sequence ATGAACGAGCATCGAGGACGGACCCACGAAACCACGAACACCTCGCTGCGCGTACTCGATGCCGTCGCGGACCTCGAAGGGGCCACGGTGAGCGAAATCGCCGACGAACTGGACATGGCCGTCAGTACGGCCCACAAACACCTTCAGACCCTCTTGGGAAACGGCTTGATCGTCAAGCACGACGACGAGTACCAGCTCGGGCTCAAACTCTACCACCTCGGGTCGAAAGCCAAACGCCGAGAGCCCCAGTTCATGCTCGCCCGCGAGAAGACCTACGAGCTTGCGGAACGCACTCGCGAGGTCGTGAACTTCTCGGTCCTGGAGAACGGCCGCGCGATCACCCTCTTCGACAGTCTCGACACCGGAACCCTCGAAGGCTTCCAGCGGGGCCAGTACTTCTATCTCCACAGCACGGCCGCAGGCAAGGCGATGCTCGCCGAGATGGACGAATCCCAGATCGACGCGATTATCGACCAGTGGGGACTCCCGAAGTTCACCGAGTTCACGATCACGGACCGCGAGACACTCTGTGAGGAACTCGAACAGGTCCGCAAACGGGGGTACGCAGTCAACAAACAGGAGTCCTGGGAGAACCTCAAGGCGGTCGCGGTCCCCGTCACGGATTCGAATGGTGAGGTCCTGGGTGCGATGGACGTCTCCGGTTCGCCCCACCGGATCTCCTACGAGCGCTCGATCGCCCGAACCCTCGCCAAGAGCGTCGACGAACTCGAACGGGCCCTGGAATCCCACACGGTCCTGGAGTCCCACTGGAACGACCGGTAA
- a CDS encoding helix-turn-helix domain-containing protein: MSALAEQPSESDESGGIRAEIQLADLRSCPVAQVSKQGVECFNVSKRVDPETGRVTEEFATDADLDGESGLDPVFSYGNQSVYRFQRTFGHDCACELVEEYDCPIVDVQAQDGDLTMVFHAPSMDELRGAVTALRESFPNVDVKRLVSSRDEDGSEDLVFVDRGVLTDRQREVLETAHELGYFQHPKGANAGEVADELGITTSTFTEHLAAAQSKLLDAILEEPEPVGT, from the coding sequence ATGAGCGCCCTCGCGGAGCAGCCAAGCGAGTCCGACGAGTCAGGTGGCATCCGAGCGGAGATCCAGCTTGCCGATCTGCGGAGCTGTCCGGTCGCACAGGTTTCAAAACAGGGTGTGGAGTGTTTCAACGTCTCCAAGCGAGTCGACCCGGAGACCGGCCGGGTGACCGAAGAGTTCGCCACGGATGCCGATCTGGACGGGGAATCGGGCCTGGATCCCGTCTTCTCGTATGGAAACCAGTCGGTCTACCGCTTCCAGCGAACCTTCGGTCACGACTGTGCGTGTGAACTCGTCGAGGAGTATGACTGCCCGATCGTCGACGTCCAGGCCCAGGACGGCGATCTCACGATGGTGTTTCACGCGCCGTCGATGGACGAGCTCCGGGGGGCCGTGACGGCCTTGCGGGAGTCGTTCCCCAACGTGGACGTCAAACGCCTGGTCAGCTCCCGTGATGAGGACGGCAGTGAGGATCTGGTCTTCGTGGACCGTGGCGTGCTCACCGACCGACAGCGTGAGGTCCTCGAAACGGCCCACGAGCTCGGGTATTTCCAGCATCCGAAGGGCGCCAACGCAGGTGAAGTCGCCGACGAACTTGGCATTACCACTTCCACCTTTACCGAACACCTCGCCGCAGCCCAGTCCAAGCTCCTCGACGCAATCCTCGAAGAACCCGAGCCAGTCGGAACCTGA
- a CDS encoding helix-turn-helix domain-containing protein, producing MPTGIRAELAFESPDACRITQYLGDAGDAKSISWSVAPESGRITEEFAVEGDPDIEEATQVFSYGDRSVYRFQREQAECCPCGIVQDFDVPVRDVRTVDGTLHFAIYVEDMDELREVVIGVRNTFPDVRIVRIVRAQEAGEGDLVLVDRGELTDRQREVLETAHRLGYFDHPKGANAGEVADELGITTSTFTEHLAAAQSKLLNSILA from the coding sequence ATGCCGACTGGCATTCGGGCCGAGCTGGCCTTCGAGAGCCCTGATGCCTGTCGTATCACGCAGTATCTCGGGGACGCCGGCGACGCGAAGTCGATTTCGTGGTCGGTCGCCCCCGAATCGGGGCGGATCACCGAGGAGTTCGCCGTCGAGGGCGACCCCGACATCGAGGAGGCGACACAAGTGTTCTCCTATGGCGACCGCTCGGTCTATCGCTTCCAGCGCGAGCAGGCCGAGTGCTGTCCCTGTGGCATCGTCCAGGATTTCGACGTGCCAGTTCGGGACGTGCGAACCGTCGACGGAACGCTTCACTTTGCCATCTACGTCGAGGACATGGACGAACTTCGAGAGGTGGTCATCGGCGTTCGCAACACGTTCCCCGACGTGCGAATCGTCCGCATCGTCCGGGCCCAGGAGGCCGGCGAAGGAGATCTCGTGCTCGTCGACCGGGGCGAACTCACCGACCGCCAGCGGGAGGTCCTCGAAACGGCCCATCGGCTGGGGTACTTCGATCACCCGAAAGGCGCAAACGCAGGTGAAGTCGCCGACGAACTCGGTATTACCACCTCCACCTTTACCGAACACCTCGCTGCCGCACAGTCCAAGCTCCTGAACTCGATTCTGGCCTAA
- a CDS encoding single-stranded-DNA-specific exonuclease RecJ codes for MDPPVPALHDRAVAAADRLLAAESVRVVSHDDADGLTSAAIAATALERAGLAVDVEIKHGLDEAAIDDLATTGGTVLFTDLGSGGLDRLAELADTGSFTPVVADHHEPADGSIEHHLNPHCVGLDGGRELAGAGTAYVLARTVLDRAGVDEPDPRELAALAVVGAVGDRQTVDGELVGANAAVAADGEAVGVIESGTDLAIYGTQTRPLPKLLEYTTDVRIPGITGNRQGAIRFLEALDVELRTEAGWPTWADLGPEKRTQVASALLTRAIERGVPAERIDALVGTSYILPREEPGTQLRDASEFATLLNATARYEESEIGLAVCRGDRDGALDRAETLLKNHRRNISAGIEYLAETGTTEAEHLQWVHAGEQIRATIVGIVAGMALGEGDIDRHTPIVAFANKPDGGVKVSARANGRLGDRGLNLGTALREAAATVGGEGGGHAMAAGATIPEGAEETFVSALDGRIGAQLN; via the coding sequence ATGGATCCGCCGGTCCCAGCACTCCACGACCGGGCCGTGGCCGCCGCCGATCGGCTGCTCGCGGCCGAGTCAGTCCGGGTAGTCTCTCACGACGACGCCGACGGCCTGACGAGCGCGGCAATCGCTGCGACGGCCCTCGAACGGGCCGGGCTGGCTGTCGACGTCGAGATCAAACACGGGCTCGACGAGGCGGCGATCGACGATCTGGCCACGACTGGTGGGACCGTCCTGTTCACCGATCTGGGGAGCGGCGGACTCGATCGACTCGCCGAACTCGCCGATACGGGGTCGTTCACGCCTGTCGTCGCCGACCACCACGAGCCGGCAGACGGGTCGATCGAACACCATCTCAACCCGCACTGTGTCGGGCTCGACGGAGGGCGGGAACTCGCCGGGGCCGGGACGGCGTATGTCCTCGCCCGAACCGTCCTGGATCGGGCTGGAGTCGACGAGCCGGACCCACGCGAGCTGGCGGCACTGGCCGTCGTGGGAGCCGTCGGGGACCGCCAGACCGTCGACGGCGAACTCGTGGGGGCAAACGCCGCCGTCGCTGCCGACGGGGAGGCTGTCGGCGTCATCGAGAGTGGGACCGACCTCGCGATCTACGGCACGCAGACCCGCCCGCTGCCCAAACTGCTGGAGTACACCACGGACGTTCGAATCCCCGGAATCACTGGAAACCGGCAGGGCGCGATTAGATTTCTGGAGGCCCTGGACGTGGAGTTACGAACCGAGGCGGGCTGGCCGACCTGGGCGGATCTCGGGCCTGAGAAACGGACCCAGGTCGCGAGTGCGCTGCTCACGCGGGCTATCGAACGCGGCGTGCCCGCGGAGCGAATCGATGCGCTGGTCGGGACCAGTTACATCCTGCCCCGGGAGGAGCCGGGAACGCAACTCCGGGACGCAAGCGAGTTTGCCACGCTGCTGAACGCGACGGCCCGCTACGAGGAAAGCGAGATCGGGCTGGCCGTCTGCCGGGGGGATCGGGATGGTGCACTCGATCGGGCCGAAACGCTTCTCAAGAACCACCGACGGAACATCTCCGCGGGGATCGAGTACCTCGCTGAGACTGGCACGACCGAGGCAGAACACCTCCAGTGGGTCCACGCCGGCGAGCAGATCCGGGCGACGATCGTCGGCATCGTGGCCGGGATGGCCCTGGGCGAGGGCGACATCGACCGGCACACGCCCATCGTCGCCTTCGCGAACAAGCCCGACGGCGGCGTCAAGGTCTCCGCCAGGGCGAACGGTCGACTCGGCGACCGAGGGTTGAATCTCGGGACGGCCTTGCGCGAAGCCGCTGCAACCGTCGGCGGCGAGGGCGGTGGTCACGCGATGGCTGCCGGCGCGACGATACCCGAGGGAGCAGAAGAGACGTTCGTCAGCGCCCTCGACGGGCGGATCGGCGCACAACTGAATTAG
- a CDS encoding uroporphyrinogen-III synthase codes for MSERPRVAVFRPDDERMAQAIEMLESLDVTPVPDPMLEIRPTGATPRTDASVTILTSKTGVELAAGWTPGETRLVAIGPSTAEAAEDAGYEVDLIPDAYTSAGLVGALADSVAGERVEVARSDHGSAVLTDGLNEAGAYVHETILYELTTPDDAGESVELAAAGELDAALFTSSLTVEHFLAIASERGIEAEVRTGLAQATVGAIGSPTAETAASMDLSVDVVPADADFEALARAVVAELD; via the coding sequence ATGAGCGAGCGACCTCGCGTGGCGGTGTTCCGTCCGGACGACGAGCGGATGGCCCAGGCGATCGAGATGCTCGAATCCCTGGACGTAACGCCAGTCCCGGACCCGATGCTCGAAATCCGACCGACTGGGGCCACCCCACGCACGGACGCGAGCGTCACGATTCTCACGAGCAAGACCGGGGTCGAACTCGCCGCGGGATGGACCCCCGGCGAGACACGGCTGGTCGCGATCGGGCCCTCGACCGCCGAGGCCGCCGAAGACGCGGGGTACGAGGTCGATCTGATCCCCGACGCCTATACCTCGGCCGGGCTCGTTGGGGCCCTCGCGGACTCGGTCGCCGGCGAACGCGTCGAGGTGGCCCGGAGCGACCACGGCAGTGCCGTCCTCACCGACGGGCTGAACGAAGCCGGCGCCTACGTGCACGAGACCATCCTCTACGAACTGACCACGCCAGACGACGCGGGCGAATCCGTCGAACTGGCTGCCGCTGGCGAGCTGGATGCCGCGCTTTTCACCTCCTCGTTGACCGTCGAGCACTTCCTCGCCATCGCGTCGGAACGAGGGATCGAGGCCGAGGTCCGGACGGGACTCGCCCAGGCGACGGTGGGCGCGATCGGCTCGCCAACCGCCGAGACGGCGGCGTCAATGGATCTTTCCGTGGACGTGGTCCCGGCGGACGCCGACTTCGAGGCGCTGGCCCGGGCGGTCGTCGCCGAACTCGACTGA